CCTCGGTGCCGCGCCGAGGAGATGGAGGAAGCGTTCGCTTTTCTCGCCGCGGCACGGCGCCCCCTGTTTCTTGTGGGAGGCGGTGTTCGTTCCGGGGGTGCCTGCGAAGAACTCGAGACATTGGTGAACCACACACGTGTTCCCGTGGTGACGAGTCTTCTCGGAAGAGACGCCTTCCCCTCGAACCACGAGGCGTTCTTCGGCATGATCGGTGTCTACGGCAACCGTTACGCCAATCTCGCCGCGGCGAACTGTGACACCCTCTTCGTCCTCGGATCCCGCCTGGACACCAGGCAGACGGGGACACTTCCCGAGACATTCGCCCGTGGTGCGCGTATCGTTCACGTGGACATCGATCCGGCTGAGCTGGCGCACGCGAGAGAAAGGGTTTTTCGGGGAAGGGAGGACAAGGCCCTTTCCCTTCACTGCCATGTTCGCCACTTCTTACGGCTCTTTCTCGAACACCTCCGGAATGCGGAGGCGGGGGGCACTCTGAAAGACTTTGCTTCCGAACGGACCGATTGGCTGAAGACGTTGCAAGGGTACAGAGCGCTGTTTCCCTCCGGCCATATGCCGGAGACATTCGCCGGCGGAGGACAGCGCCGCCCTGACGACGAGGAAGGGGGGGGACCCCTTTTCTCCCTTCCGTTCGCGGATTTCTTCGTGGAGCGTCTTTCCGGGCATTGTCCGGATGACGCCGTCGTCTGCGTGGATGTGGGGCAACATCAGATGTGGGCAGGACAGTCCTTTTCCATTCGCAGGGGGCAGCGCCTGCTTTTTTCCGGAGGCATGGGGGCGATGGGATTCGCGCTTCCCGCCGGAATCGGAGCCGCCTTTGCCGCGAAGACATCCCGGGTCATCGTTCTTGTCGGGGACGGAGGACTCCAGGTAAACATCCAGGAGCTGGATATTCTGGCATATCATCGTTTACCCGTAACCGTGGTGGTGCTGGACAACGGATGTCTCGGAATGGTGCGCCAGTTCCAGGATCTTTATTTCGGAGGGCGAAGGCAATCCACCGTGATCGGCTACAGTCGGCCCGATTTTGTGCGGATCGCCGAGGCCTATGGAATACCGGCCTGGCGTGTGCGCGCGAGAGAGGAAACGGAAGAGGGCCTTCGCCGGGCCATGTCCGTTCGGGGGCCGTCACTGCTTCATGTGGAACTTCCTCTGGAGACGGTGGTGCAGCCGAAGCTTGTGGTGAACCACCCGGTGGAGGACATGTCTCCCTCGCTGGATCCCGCCTTTCTTCGGTCCCTGTTGTTGGTGGAGCCCCTGGAGGACGGCGAGCGATCCTGAGTTTTCTCCGAAGCTCAGCCTGGTGCCGGCACAGGGAAAACGTTCCGAAAAGGTGTGCGGCACAAAAGGTGAAGAAGCGTCTTTGAACCGCTTCATGTCGAACGCAGGTGTTGCTCTCGGGAGAGTCCCTGTTGGTCGGGGCGGTCTCCCGGGGAGGCAGATGAACGTCTCTTTATTCATTTATTTATTCATTCGGAAAGAACCCACCGAAGGAGGTCGAGCGCGGTGTCGCGAGCGTTGATCACGGGCATCACCGGTCAGGACGGATCCTATCTGGCCGAACTGCTTTTGCACCGGGGATACGAAGTGCACGGTCTGATTCGGCGGGCCAGCACGTTCAACACCCAGCGATTGGAGCATATCTACCAGGACCCCCACGTGGAGGATACCAGGCTTTTTCTGCATTATGGCGACCTCGCCGACGCGGGGCGGCTCACGAATCTCGTTTACGAGATTCAACCGGACGAAATCTACAATCTCGGCGCCCAGAGTCACGTGCGGGTCAGTTTCGACATGCCCGAATACACCGGGGACGTGACCGGCCTCGGCGTGGCCCGTCTTTTGGAGGCGGTGCGGCGCAGCGGAATCAAGACCCGTTACTATCAGGCGTCGAGCTCCGAGCTTTTCGGCGCGGCCCCGCCTCCCCAGAGCGAGTCCACCCCGTTCATGCCCCAGAGCCCCTATGCCGCGGCCAAGCTCTATGCCTACTGGATGACCACCAATTACAGAAACGCCTATAACCTCTTCGCCGTGAACGGAATTCTCTTCAACCACGAGTCACCCCGGCGGGGAGAGACCTTCGTGACCCGCAAGATCACCCGTGCGGTGGCACGCATCCGGAAAGGGCTCCAGAAAAAACTCTATCTGGGCAATCTCGAGGCTCGCCGCGACTGGGGCTTCGCCCCGGAATACGTGGAGTGCATGACCCTTCTGTTGCAGCACGACACTCCCGAGGACGTGGTCATCGGGACCGGGGAGAGCCGTTCCGTGCGGGAATTCGTGGAAGAGTCCTTCAGTTACGCCGGGCTCGACTGGCGGGAGCACGTGGAGATCGACCCCCGTTACTTCCGTCCCACCGAAGTGGACCACCTCCTTGCCGACGCCTCGAAGGCACGAAGGCTTCTCGGCTGGGAGCCCCGGGTGACTTTCCGGGAACTGGTGCGGATCATGGTGGACTGCGATCTGGCAGCCCTGGGAGAGACGCCTCCGGGAGCGGGCGTGCACGCGCTTCGGAAGAAAGGATTCGGCTGGACGGCGAACCGGATCACACCGGGCTAGGGCGCCCCGGTGTCCGGCACTGCGCAGCGCGAAAAGGGGACGGAATAAACACAGCATGAACGTGGTGGTGACATGGTGGTGACATGAAGGAGAGGACCGAAATGCCTTATCCACGGAGCGGACGCCTCGAAGGAAAGATCTATATCGCGGGGCATCGCGGCCTTGTGGGGAGCGCGCTGATGCGCTGTCTTGCCGCGAAAGGATACGAGAAGATCCTCGCCCGTTCGAGCCGGGAGTTGGATTTGCGCAGCGAGGAGGCGACATTCCGTTTCTTCCGCCGGGAACGGCCTGACTACGTCTTCCTCGCCGCCGCCAAGGTGGGGGGGATCGGGGCGAACAGCGCCTTTCCGGCGGATTTTCTCGCGGACAATTTGCGCATTCAGACCAACGTGCTCCTCGCCGCCCGCGAGACGGGGTGCCGCAAACTGCTCTTTCTGGGAAGTTCCTGCATCTATCCGAGGATGGCCCCCCAGCCGATTCCGGAGGAAGCCCTCCTCACGGGGCCCCTGGAGGAGACGAACGAGCCCTACGCGATCGCCAAGATCGCCGGCATCGTTCTCGCCCGCTCGCTCCGGAGACAGTACGGCATGAACTGTATCGCCGTCATGCCCACCAACCTCTACGGCCCGGAGGACAATTTCGATTTCGAGACCTCCCATGTCCTTCCGGCGCTGCTGCGACGATTCGTCGAGGCGAAGGAGCGTGGCATGCCCTCGGTGACGCTCTGGGGAACGGGAACGGCGCGGCGGGAGTTCCTCCACGTGGACGATCTCGCCGAAGCGTGCTGTTTTCTCATGGAAAACTACAATAGGGAAGATCTCGTGAACATCGGCACGGGAGAGGATCTTTCCATTCGGGAACTCGCGGAGCTGATCCGACGCATCGTGGGGTACGCAGGCGAGATCCGGTGGGATGCCTCGCGCCCGGACGGAACGCCCCGAAAGCTCCTCGACGTGTCCCGTATCCGCGCCCTCGGATGGCGCCACCGCATTTCCCTCGAAGAGGGGATCCGCACCACCTTGGCGTGGTATCTCGCGTCCAGGAACTCCGCCCAGGCCGGTGAACGGTGATGCGGGAATCGACGAACCCGAACCTTCTGGGTATCTTTGAGGCGAGCGTGCGGACATGACCGGAGGCGAGACGGTCCTTCTCACGGCATGCATCGCTCCCGGATCGGAGGTACCCTACCTCGCCCTTCGCGACGTCGGAGAGCGCCTGGCGGATTATATGGAATCTCTCGTGCGTTGGCTTCGAACTCCTGCCGTTTCAGCAGTGGTCTTCTGCGACAACAGCGGATATTCTTTTGAAAGCGAATCCTTCGCGGCTCTCGCTCGAGCGCTGGGAAAAGAGCTGGAGGTGTTATGCTTTTCTGGAAACGACGGCGCGGAGCGCTACGGCAAAGGATACGGCGAGGGACGTCTCTGTGATTACGCCTTCTCGAAAAGCCATTTGTTGCGGCAGGCCACCTCGTTTTATAAAGTAACGGGGCGGCTTTACGTGACGAATTTCGATCGTATCGCTCTCCGGCATTCCCGGGATGAAAGCGTCTTCGCCCTCACGAGTTCCCGCGTTTCCTACGCGGTGAAACGTTTTCGAGGGAAACCGGAACCTCGCGGAGTTGACACGCGCCTGTTCAAGATCAGCGCGGACCTGTACCGGCGTCGTCTTTTCGGATGCTACGAAGAAGTGGACGATTGTGCCGGACGAGTTCTGGAGCACGTCGTTCACGATCGTCTCGTCTCGGAGGCGGTAGCACCGTTTCTCGAATGTCCTCGTTATGCCGGACGGTCCGGCACGACGGGAAAGCCCTTCTCCGGAAGATGGGTCGATCATGTGTTACGGGATCTTTGGTTTCGCCTAGGACTTCACGCGGTGCGGAACCCGGAAGGCAGGGAGTGATATGAAGGGACTTGTCCTCGCCGGAGGAAAGGGAACGCGCTTGCGGCCGGTCACCTATTCTCTGGCCAAGCAGCTCGTCCCAGTGGCGAATCGACCTATTCTCCACTACGTGGTGGAGAACCTCATCGCTGCGGGAATCGCGCAAATTGGCGTTGTCATCTCTCCCGAGACGGGAGAGACGATCCGCAAAAGCCTTGAAGAAGGTCACTTTGATGCGGAGTTTACCTTTATCCTTCAGGAAGAGCCCAAAGGGCTTGCCCATGCCGTGAGGACGGCGAGAACGTTTCTTGAGGACGGCCCATTTGTCATGTATCTGGGGGACAATCTCATCGGTTCAGGTATCGGAGATCTTGTGGAACGCTTTCGACAAAGAGAAGACGAAGCGCTCATCCTCCTCAAGGAGGTCGAGAATCCGCGCATGTTCGGGGTGGTTGTCACGGACCGGGAGGGAAATGCCCGGCGTCTCGTGGAAAAGCCTTCCGTTCCTCCCTCGAACCTGGCGCTTGTCGGCGTGTACCTCTTCGGACGGCGGATCTTCGATGCCATAGATTCCCTCGCTCCCTCCGCACGGGGAGAGTACGAGATCACCGACGCCATTCAGACCCTCGTGGATTGGGGGATCCCGGTGCGAACCGCCAGATTGGAGACATGGTGGCTCGACACGGGGAAAAAGGACGATCTCCTCGAGGCAAATCGAATTGTGCTTGACGAATGGACGAGACCGGATGTACGAGGTACCGTTCTGGACAGTTCCATCGTGGGACGGGTGCGGATCGGGGAAGGCGCGCTGGTGGAGCGCAGCGTCGTGCGCGGTCCCGCCGTGATCGGCGAAGGCGCCGTGGTGCGGGATGCGCGGATTGGTCCCTTTACGAGTATCGGCCGGGGGTGTTGCATCGAGGGTTCCACGGTGGACTATTCGGTGATCATGGAAAATGCAAGGATCTGTGGCGTGGAGCGATTGGACGCGTCTCTCGTGGGATGTCGCTCTCGCATTGTGCGGCGCGCACGGCGGGATATGTCCATGAGTCTCTGTGTTGGAGACGACGCGGAAATAGAAGTGTAGACGATGCGGATGCGGACACATTGTGGTCGTGAAGGAGGAATCGTGGCGTGATGAACGTACTTGTCACCGGCGGCGGAGGGTATATCGGTTCCGTTCTGGTGCGCCGGTTGGTTCGCGAGGGATATGGCGTTCGTGTGCTGGACCGCTTCTTCTTCGGAGAGGACTCTCTACGGGATGTTTCGGGAGACGTGGAGATCGTCCGGGGAGACGTTAGGGACGTCACTCCGGAGATCTTTCGGGATATTTCCGCCGTTTTCGATCTCGCGGCTCTCTCCAACGACCCCTCGGGAGAACTTGATCCGGCGAAGACCCTGGACATCAACTACCTTGGGAGAGCCAGAATCGCTCGCCTCGCCCGGCATGCGGGCGTTGCCCGTTATGTTCTCGCAAGCTCCTGCAGTATCTACGGCTTTCAGACAGGACTTCTCACGGAGGAGTCGCCCGTTAACCCACTCACCACCTATGCCGAGGCGAATCACCTGGCTGAACAGGCGGTATTGCCCCTTTCATGCGACTCCTTCTGTGTGACTGCCCTGAGGCAGGCCACGGTGTACGGGTTGTCCCCCCGCATGCGATTCGACCTGGCGGTGAACGGCATGACCCTTGGACTTTGGAGAAACGGCAAGATCAACGTCCTTCGGGACGGAAGCCAATGGCGTCCCTTCGTGCATGTGGAGGATGCGGCCCGGGCGTTTCTTCTCGTGCTGAAATCCTCAGTGGAGGCTGTGGGCGGTCAGGTTTTCAACGTCGGTTCGGACGAACAGAACATCCGTATTCTGGATCTCGCAAAACAGGTCGCGGCGGCGTGCGGGCGGGAATTTGCGATGGAGTGGTACGGAGATCCGGATCACCGTTCCTACACGGTCTCCTTCGGAAAAATCCGGGAGCATCTCGGCTACGGAGTGGAACATACCTTTGCCGATGGAGCCGGAGAAATCTTCACCGCCCTCGAGGAAGGGGTGCTTGACACGGGAGAGCGAACAAAAACCGTGGTTTGGTACAAAAAGCTTCTCGAGGCCAAATCACTTGTGGACGCCGTGTCCCACCGGGGGGAGATTCTGTGAAAGTCGCCGTGGTCGGGGCATCCGGACAGGTGGGGAGCCTGCTCTGCCGGGTTCTCGACGAAGATTCCGCGTTTTCCTGCGTGCCTCTCAACCATGCCGCCGCGGATGTGACTGATCTGGAGGGATTGCGGCAGCTGTTCCGAGAGCTTCGCCCCTCCGCGGTGTGCAGCACCGCCGCCTTTCATAACGTCGAGGAGTGTGAAAAAGATCCCGACGCGGCCTTTCGGGTCAATGCTCTTGGAGCGAGGAATCTCGCTCTTGCCTGTCGTGATGTAGGGGCTTCACTGCTCTGGTTTTCCACCGATTACGTATTCGGCGGGGACAAGGCGGACCGGACGCGCGGCTACACCGAGTTCGATCCGGTGGGGCCTGGCAATGCATATGCCCGAAGCAAGCTCGCGGGGGAACAGTACATCCGTTCAATTTGGCCGGAGCACTTCATTGTTCGCACAGCCTGGCTTTTCGGCGCGTCGGGCAGCCGCTCGAAGGGCGGCAATTTTGTGACCACCATGCTGCGGCTCGGAAAGGAGCGGCGGCATCTCCGGGTCATCGACGATCAAGTCGGCAGTCCCACGAGCACGAGATTTCTCGCTCTCCAGGTTCTGGCCCTGTTGCGGACGGAGCGATTCGGAACCGTTCATGCCGTGTGTACCGGTTCCGCAAGCTGGTATGACCTTGCCCGGGAAATCTTCCGTCTCGCCCGGATGGACGTGGCCGTGTTTCCCGTGTCGACCGAAGAATACGGCCAGACTGTCCCTCGCCCCCGGTTTTCCGTGCTGGAAAACTATGTGCTCTCTCTGGAGGGAATGAACCGCATGCCTCCCTGGCAAGAAGCCCTTGAGCGGTATGTTCGGGAGGTTCTTGGCTGAGAGCACGCTCTTTCGAAGTCAGGAGTGTGGTGACAATGGGAAAATTCGCGCGAACGGAAACCGGTGTAGAGGGTCTTGTGCTTCTCGAGACAACGCTCTTCGGAGACGAACGGGGTTTCTTCATGGAGACCTACAACGAAAGAGCGTTTGCGGAACTCGGTATTGCCGCGATCTTCGTGCAGGACAATCATTCCCGTTCCGCCCGGGGCGTGTTGCGGGGACTGCATTTTCAAAAGAAACATCCTCAGGGGAAACTGGTGCGGGTTGTTCGGGGAAGTGTCTACGACGTGGCGGTGGATCTTCGCAGGTCCTCCGCGACCTTCGGAAAATGGTTCGGCGCGGTGCTCAGCGAGGAGAACCGCCTGCAACTCTATATTCCCGAGGGATTTGCCCACGGATTTCTGACCCTTGAGGACGGGACGGAGTTCCTGTACAAGTGTACGGATTTCTATCACCCTGAGGACGAGGGTGGAATCTGCTGGAACGATCCGACCCTTGCCATTTCATGGCCCCTTCCGGAAGGCGCGGAGCCGCTTCTTTCTCCGAAGGATCGGACGTGGCCGCTGTTTCAGGAGGCATTCTCCTTTTCGTGACATCCTCGAGAACGCACGTGATCGTTTCGTGAGGATGTTGCGGCTTTCGGCCGTGCGGAGTGCACTTGCGGAAGAAAGAAGAAATTTTTCGAATGAAACGTTTCAGCGAGTACAGTGCTCTGATGGCAATGTGCGACAGGTTGGAAAGGGACGTGTCAAGGGCGATATTCTCAACTGCCTCGTGTGAGAGGGTCTTCCCGTGAGAGCCTCGATGCCGCCGTGGAAGTGGCCGGAACAGGCCTTGGCGGGATTTGTGACCGATGCCGGAGCAAGAGCCCTTGCAGGCACAGCTTGTCGAGAGAGAAATAGGTCTTGAGACCTATTGCGGCTCCGCACTTTCCCGTATATGATTTCTACGGAACAAGGGAAGGATTTCCCAAGGCTCTTTGACAATGCTTCCACTCGCTTGCGGTGACTCCCGATGGCAGGAAAGGAGGTGCGACAACCCCAGCCACTACGGACGAGCAGGCATAGGAAGACGGACCGGAAACGCACGAACTCGAGAGGACCGAGGAGGAAGGAAACGTGGAGACTTCATCCGAACCCCTCCGGGAATGGCGCGGAAGGCCGTACATATACCAAAAAGGGGTTGTTTTACACATGAGAAAGGTTATGGCAGTTCTGGCGGTCGTGGCCCTCGTGGCCTTCGCCGCTCCCGCGCTCGCAGCCAATCCGTTCATGGATGTTCCCATGAACCACTGGGCCTATGACGCGATCGGACAGCTCGCCGCTTCCGGTATCGTCAACGGCTATCCCGACGGCACCTTCAAGGGCAACCAGCCCATGACCCGTTACGAGATGGCCACCCTTGTCGCCAGGGCACTCGCCGTGGTCGACATGAACAAGGCCAGCAAGCAGGACGTGGAGATGCTGAAGAAGCTCGTCGTCGAGTTCAAGGACGAGCTGGATGCTCTCGGCGTGAAGGTCGACCAGATCGACAAGCGGGTCGCCGTTCTCGAGGAGAACATCGGCGGATGGAAAATCTGGGGTCAGTTCCGCTTCGATGCGAAGTTCGCCGGCGAGAGAGACCTCTATGGCGACGAGTACAATCTGCGGGGGAAGAACGAGTTCGATCTCAATCGCTATCGCCTGTGGCTGAGGAAGACCATCGACGAGAACACCAGTCTGACCATTCGGTTGGGTCGCTCCGGCACCACGCTGCAGCCTGGTGTGCGGTGGGAGCGTTTCTATGTGGAAACCATGCTTCCCTGGGATGTGAAGATGACGGTCGGCCAGTGGCTCTATGACTGGGAAGACGAGTCTGGTCTTTACATCGACGAAGATGCGTGGTTCACCGATGCGATTGTGAAGGGTTTCTACTTCACCAAGACTCTCGGCATGGCTGATCTCGCGTTCTTCGTCGGCCATGAAGAGCGGGATGCTACGGTCAATGGAGAGGCTGTCCCCGGTGGTAACGATCGCTTTGTCGGCGGTGTGCGGGCCAACTTCAACTTCAACGAGAATTTCCGTTTTGCCATCAACGGCTTGGCGTTCCTGCTCGACGACGACGATGCCGCAATCGCGACCGATTTCGACAAGAAGGTCTACTGGGCCGACTTCGGCGTCAACTTCACCCCTTCCATCGCCTTCAAGGGTGCATACTTCATAGAAGATCTCGATCGCCCCATGGTTGGCTCGGTGGAGGATTCTCCCAATGCGTGGAAGGCCATCATCGACGTGAAGCAGGAGGCCTTCGGGTTCACCAGCCTGTGGTTGGAATATGCCAAGTTGGGTGAGGGTTTCTGGTTCTACAACAACAACAATGGTTATGACGCGTTTGCATGGGATGCCTTTGGTGCCAGTAACCTTATCAACCGGAATATCAATCAGGACACGACAGTGCTTTTCGCGTCCCTGAGCCAGAAGTGGAACGACAAGTGGACCACGTTCCAGCGGTATTTCGTCGCCGATTTCGACACCGCGGGTCTTGATGACACCACCAACTGGACCTTTGGTGTGAAGTACCAGTACACCCCGGCCATGAGCTTCGAACTCGCGTACGACAACGTTGATTGGGGCGACAACAACGCGGCTGGTTATCGCTCCGGCGACGATCATCTCATTCGTTTGCGTACTCTCGTCAACTTCTAAGCTCGGGTAAGAAGTCTCGTTTTTCAGAAAAAAAGAGAGAGGGGCGACAAGTGCCTCTCTCTCTTTTTTTGTCGTTTGTACACGCGACAGGCTTGTCTCTCCGCGGTAGGTTGGGGAAAAACGGGCACGATCAGAGGAGAGCGTCGCAGTCCATGTCGTCCATATCGATGGAGGTGTCGAAAACCGGCGGTTGAGCGGAGTACGAAAGGATCGAGCGGTTTTGTCTCTCCGGAAAACAAGCTATAATGAAAGCGTGGGTGGTTGTTGTCATACCCCTTGGGCAGAGTTGGCTGCCTGTCATGGTGGAAGAGGAGGCGTGGACGTGGGAGGAACAATGAGGAGAGTGTCTTGTGTGATTGCTTTTTTTGTGCTGGGCTTTGTTCTGCTGGGCACGGAAAAGGCTTCTTGGGCGAAATCCAATCTTGAAACCATAACACAACGGTGGAGTAGGACGCAAACGTTCAAGGACGATTTGGGAGCAACGTTGGATATTACGGTAACCTATTATTCTGCGGAGTATATCGGTGCGGTTGTCCAGCAGGAAGCGGAAAAAAACCTTTGGACCAGCGATGAGATGGAGAACTACAAGTATAATTTGTTGAAAAACTTGCGACTGGACGAAGCGATTCCTATCCAGATCGCATTCAATAACAATGGTCCGACGATGCACATGGCTCCTTTCGACGGAATGGTCACTTTGCGTATTGGCAACAAGGTCTATAAACCCATAGACTATGACAAGAGATTTAATTTTAGACTTCAGGGGAAAATCGATGGTTTGGTTTATTTCCCCAGGTATGATGAAAAAACGGGAAAGCCTCTGCTGGATGGTGTCAATACTGTCCAGCTTGAACTCAGTTCTGGAATAAGTTCGACTACGGAAGGGCGGCGGGTTCAATTTCTTTGGGATGTGGGCCGGGACGATCCGGAAAAGATTTATGGAGGCAAGGCCGCGACCCAGCTCGAGATCGACCGTCTGCTCAAGCGAACCGAACGCCTCACTGCGGAAAAAGTGGACCTGGAGGGCAAGCTCAAGGCCATTTACGAGGAGTTGCTCACGATCCAGAAACGCATTGACGAACTGCAGAAACAGCAATAGGCTTCTCTCCCGGCATTTTCCTCCGAGGCGAGGCGCTTGCCCCGCCGTGGGGAGGGGTGATGTCCTTTCCTCGATGTCACTGAAAAAGGGCCTTGGATCTGCTGTTTTTCTTGAGCACCGCCGTTCCGCCGCCGAAGTTTGTTTTTCGGCGGCGGAACGGCGGTGCTTTTTTTCAGGTTTCCGCTCTGCGGGAGAGTTGTCACCGCAGGACGTGAAGAGAATTCCTCGGCATCCCGCGTTTACAAAACCCGGTTCCCGTGGTATGCATGGAAACAGAGAAGCGCCGTTGGCGATCGTTTCACCGAAGCGCTGACGCATTGACTGAATCCAGAGAAGATTTCCGCGAGGAGAGGATATCCATGAAGCGACTTGCCGTGCTCACAAGTGGTGGCGATTCTCCGGGCATGAACGCCGCGATTCGTGCCGTGACAAGGGCCGCGATCTACCGGAATCTCGATGTCATCGGTGTCCGCCGCGGTTATGAAGGGCTCCTCGACGGCGATGTGATTCCCCTCACCAAGAGTTCCGTCGGTGGGATCATCCATCGGGGGGGGACGATCCTTCGCACGGCGAGATCCGAGCGGTTCAAGCGCCCCGAGGGGGTCAACGAGGGGCTTTCCCGCCTCCGCTCCCTCGATGTGGACGGTCTCGTGGTCATCGGCGGGGACGGATCCTTTCGCGGTGCGCAGGAACTGCACCTGAGGGGGTTTCCTGTGGTGGGCATCCCCGGCACCATCGACAACGATCTCTGGGGGACGGATGCCACCATCGGCTTCGACACGGCGGTGAACACCGCCCTTGACGCGGTGGTGAAGCTGCGGGACACCGCAAGCAGCCACGACCGCCTCTTTGTCGTGGAGGTCATGGGGCGCCATTCCGGGTGGATCGCGCTCTCCGTCGGCGTGGCGAGCGGCGCGGAACACGTGGTGATTCCCGAGGTCTCCTTCGAGTTGGGACGGCTCTGCGACAAGCTCCACTATGCGAAGAAGCGGGGCAAGACGCACTCTCTCATCGTGCTCGCCGAAGG
Above is a genomic segment from Aminiphilus circumscriptus DSM 16581 containing:
- the pfkA gene encoding 6-phosphofructokinase, which codes for MKRLAVLTSGGDSPGMNAAIRAVTRAAIYRNLDVIGVRRGYEGLLDGDVIPLTKSSVGGIIHRGGTILRTARSERFKRPEGVNEGLSRLRSLDVDGLVVIGGDGSFRGAQELHLRGFPVVGIPGTIDNDLWGTDATIGFDTAVNTALDAVVKLRDTASSHDRLFVVEVMGRHSGWIALSVGVASGAEHVVIPEVSFELGRLCDKLHYAKKRGKTHSLIVLAEGVMPAQELASLLSDTAGYDARITVLGHIQRGGGPSAADAILASRLGAFAVESLCDGEKGIMVGCVNGAMCTVPLEKTWAERKPLPPELLELVETLSI